GGCAGCCCAAGGGAAGACGGCTTTTTCGTAATCGATACCCTGTTTGATAGCCTCTTTCTCGGTCAATCCCATCCAAGCGATTTCCGGGTCGGTGTACGCGACTGACGGAATGGTGCGTGCATCGAAGGCTACTTTATGACCGGCGATTACTTCGGCGGCCAGCTTGCCTTCGTACGTGGCTTTGTGCGCCAGCATCGGTTCACCGGCGATATCGCCGATGGCGAAGATATGCGGCAGATTGGTGCGCATCTGCTGATCCACCGTAATAAATCCGCGTTCGTTGACCTGAATACCGATTGCTTCGGCGCCAATTTCGCGCCCATTGGGACGGCGCCCAACCGCCAGCAGAATGCGATCATACGTTTGCGGCTGCGGTGCTTTGTCACCCTCGAAAGTAACGGTCAGTCCGGCTTCGGCGGCTTCGATTTTGGTCACTTTGGTTTTCAGATAAATCGCTTCGTAGCGTTTGCCGATACGGCGGTGCAACGGTTTGACCAAGTCCGGATCGGCTCCCGGAATCAACTGATCCATCCATTCCACCACGCTGATTTTGCTGCCCAGCGCGGAATAAACTGTGGCCATTTCCAGGCCGATGATGCCGCCACCGATAATCAGCATGCGTTGCGGCACATCGTTCAGCGCCAGCGCGCCGGTGGAGTCGATCAGACGCGGATCGTCATAAGGAAAACCGGGAATACGTGTGACGCTGGAACCGGCGGCGATGATGCAGTGCTCGAACGAAATTGTTTTCGAGCCTTCTGCTGTTTCGATCTGAATGCTGTGGTCTGTGACAAACTTTCCGTTGCCATGCACAACCTCGACTTTGCGCTGCTTGGCGAGCGCTTTCAGTCCCTTGGTCAGCTTGGCGATGACCGATTCTTTCCAGCCGCGCAACTTGTCGAGATCGACTTGCGGTTTGCCGAATACAATGCCGTGCGCTGCCGCTTCGTCTGCATCGGTGATGACTTTTGCCGCGTGCAGTAATGCTTTCGACGGAATGCAGCCGACATTCAGGCACACGCCGCCGAGTGTTGGGTAACGTTCGATCAAAATGACTTTCTTGCCCAGATCGGCCGCGCGGAAAGCGGCGGTATAACCGCCCGGTCCTGCGCCGAGCACTACGACATCGGCGTGCATATCGCTTGGTCCGACGGGATGCGTGGGTGTAGCAGGTGCTGGGGTAATGGGTGCGGATGGCGCTTTCTCAGGCGCTGCGGCTGTTGTCTGGGTATGCGCCGTTTGCGTGGATTGCTCTGTGGTTGCCAACATCAGGATGACAGTTCCTTCCGATACCTTATCGCCGACTTTGACCTTAATGTCTTGCACCACTCCGGCTTGCGGCGCGGGCACTTCCAGCGAAGCTTTTTCGGTTTCCAGCGTGATGAGCGAAGTTTCCTTCTCAACCTTGTCACCGGGCGCAACGAGCACTTCGATGACCGGAACATCCTTGAAATCGCCGATATCGGGAATTTTTATTTCAACAACTTGTGTCATAACATCCCTTTGCTGAAATGAGTGTTGGTTTACGCGTTATCAAACCGGCGGGCAGCGGGTTACTGCCGCAGCTGGCCGTCGCCCAGCACGATAAATTTCTGGCTGGTCAATCCTTCCAGACCGACTGGGCCGCGCGCGTGGATTTTGTCGGTCGAAATGCCGATTTCAGCACCCAGGCCGTATTCAAATCCATCGGCAAAGCGCGTGGTGGTATTCACCATTACCGAGCTGGAATCGACTTCGCGCAGAAAACGGCGTGCGCGCGTGTAATTTTCCGTGACGATCGCATCGGTGTGCTGCGAACCGTATTTCGTGATGTGATCGATCGCTTGATCCAGCCCGTCGACAACGCGGATGCTGAGAATCGGCGCGAGGTATTCCTCGTACCAATCCTGTTCAGTGGCTTCCTTGATTTGCGCAACGATGCTGCGCGCCGCCGTGTCGCCGCGCAGTTCAACGCCTTTATCGAAATAAATCTTGCTCAGCGCAGGCAGGATTTTCTCTGCGATACCAGCATGAATCAGCAACGTCTCCATCGTGTTGCAAGTGCCATAGCGCTGCGTTTTGGCGTTGTCGGCGATGCGGATCGCTTTGTCGAAATCCGCCTGATCGTCGATGTAGACATGACAAACACCGTCCAGATGCTTGATCACCGGGATGCGCGCTTCGTTGGCGATGCGTTCGATCAGCCCCTTACCGCCGCGCGGCACGATGACATCGACATAATCCTTCATGGTGATCAACTCACCCACCGCGGCGCGATCGGTG
The nucleotide sequence above comes from Gammaproteobacteria bacterium. Encoded proteins:
- a CDS encoding glutamate-5-semialdehyde dehydrogenase yields the protein MNTTDIKSYMQSVGQEARAASRLVAKADTAAKNRALTAMADAIRRDEALLLAANAKDLDNARAKGLEASMIDRLTLSAKGVATMAEGLLQIAALADPVGEISGLNYRPSGIQVGKMRVPLGVIGIIYEARPNVTADAAGLCLKAGNAAILRGGSEAIHSNQAIAACVKEGLRSAGLPESAVQVIETTDRAAVGELITMKDYVDVIVPRGGKGLIERIANEARIPVIKHLDGVCHVYIDDQADFDKAIRIADNAKTQRYGTCNTMETLLIHAGIAEKILPALSKIYFDKGVELRGDTAARSIVAQIKEATEQDWYEEYLAPILSIRVVDGLDQAIDHITKYGSQHTDAIVTENYTRARRFLREVDSSSVMVNTTTRFADGFEYGLGAEIGISTDKIHARGPVGLEGLTSQKFIVLGDGQLRQ
- the lpdA gene encoding dihydrolipoyl dehydrogenase produces the protein MTQVVEIKIPDIGDFKDVPVIEVLVAPGDKVEKETSLITLETEKASLEVPAPQAGVVQDIKVKVGDKVSEGTVILMLATTEQSTQTAHTQTTAAAPEKAPSAPITPAPATPTHPVGPSDMHADVVVLGAGPGGYTAAFRAADLGKKVILIERYPTLGGVCLNVGCIPSKALLHAAKVITDADEAAAHGIVFGKPQVDLDKLRGWKESVIAKLTKGLKALAKQRKVEVVHGNGKFVTDHSIQIETAEGSKTISFEHCIIAAGSSVTRIPGFPYDDPRLIDSTGALALNDVPQRMLIIGGGIIGLEMATVYSALGSKISVVEWMDQLIPGADPDLVKPLHRRIGKRYEAIYLKTKVTKIEAAEAGLTVTFEGDKAPQPQTYDRILLAVGRRPNGREIGAEAIGIQVNERGFITVDQQMRTNLPHIFAIGDIAGEPMLAHKATYEGKLAAEVIAGHKVAFDARTIPSVAYTDPEIAWMGLTEKEAIKQGIDYEKAVFPWAASGRAISMAREEGLTQLLLDNTTRRILGAGMTGINAGELIAETVLALEMGADMQDLSLTIHPHPTLSETVLFAAEMAEGTITDLFVPKK